One segment of Paenibacillus sp. FSL R7-0337 DNA contains the following:
- a CDS encoding TraX family protein, with the protein MQIIAMLTMLIDHVGLIFFPGELAWRYVGRIAFPIYCYALAQGYIHTSSRPRYLRRLLVIAVLAQIPYNLAIHPGGWNVVFTLLISALVLALLDKLPNLWAGIPVVVVAVLLMDALPLDYNAYGLLLVLIFRYTRSYVLVLAHLALNVFYLFYYNWLVQMASIIPTFLIALTPGFWVLLEKRRLPRWVWWSFYPVHLVILALVKFLFFKEWVFIEWRSLFSV; encoded by the coding sequence ATGCAGATTATTGCCATGCTTACCATGCTGATTGACCATGTTGGGCTGATCTTTTTCCCGGGTGAGCTTGCCTGGAGATATGTGGGGAGAATTGCCTTCCCGATCTACTGCTACGCGCTGGCGCAAGGCTATATCCATACCTCCTCCAGACCCCGCTATCTGCGGCGGCTGCTTGTCATCGCTGTGCTGGCGCAGATTCCGTACAATCTGGCGATTCATCCGGGAGGCTGGAACGTCGTATTCACCCTGCTGATCTCAGCGCTGGTCCTTGCCCTGCTTGATAAGCTGCCCAATCTGTGGGCGGGTATTCCGGTAGTGGTAGTCGCTGTGCTGCTGATGGATGCGCTGCCGCTCGACTACAACGCTTACGGCCTGCTGCTGGTGCTGATCTTCCGATACACCCGTTCTTATGTGCTCGTGCTGGCGCATTTGGCGCTGAATGTATTCTATCTGTTCTATTATAATTGGCTGGTGCAGATGGCCAGCATTATTCCGACCTTTCTGATTGCGCTGACCCCGGGTTTTTGGGTGCTGCTGGAGAAGAGACGTCTGCCGCGCTGGGTTTGGTGGAGCTTTTATCCGGTCCATTTAGTAATACTTGCCTTGGTAAAGTTTCTCTTTTTCAAAGAATGGGTATTTATAGAATGGCGGAGTTTATTTAGCGTATGA
- a CDS encoding chromate transporter, whose protein sequence is MQAEKQAVPEKQRKGRAGALLEVLLVSAKLGLTSFGGPVAHLGYFHNEYIRRRKWMDERSYADLVALCQFLPGPASSQVGIGIGMVRAGWLGGLAAWLGFTLPSVLVLVAFAFLLQGYDIAGVGWIHGLKIVAIAIVAQAILGMGQKLTPDRERVTIAAIAAAVTLSWQTGYSQILTIAAAGIAGLWLYRHSPAESLTNVPVPIRRSSGVVCLALFGLLLIVLPLLRGTAETGGIAIFDSFYRSGALVFGGGHVVLPLLEQEVVPAGWVSQADFLAGYGATQAVPGPLFTFAAYLGAMTAGVPGAIMATLAIFLPAFLLVAGALPFWNSLRRSPRIQGALTGINAAVVGILLAAWYDPLWTTAILTPLDFALAIILFVMLVFWKLPPWLVVVAGAAGGMVVGGM, encoded by the coding sequence ATGCAAGCAGAGAAGCAGGCGGTGCCGGAAAAACAGCGGAAGGGCAGGGCCGGGGCGTTACTTGAGGTTCTGCTTGTATCCGCCAAACTGGGTCTTACCTCCTTCGGCGGACCGGTCGCCCATCTGGGTTATTTCCACAATGAATATATCCGCCGCCGGAAATGGATGGATGAACGAAGCTATGCGGATCTGGTAGCGCTCTGCCAGTTCCTTCCCGGTCCGGCGAGCAGTCAGGTGGGGATTGGCATCGGAATGGTGCGGGCAGGCTGGCTGGGCGGGTTGGCCGCTTGGCTGGGCTTCACTTTGCCCTCTGTCCTGGTGCTGGTCGCTTTTGCCTTCCTGCTTCAGGGCTATGATATTGCTGGTGTTGGCTGGATTCACGGACTGAAAATCGTAGCTATTGCGATTGTTGCCCAGGCCATCCTTGGCATGGGGCAGAAGCTGACCCCGGACCGGGAAAGAGTGACCATCGCGGCTATAGCGGCAGCTGTTACATTATCATGGCAGACCGGCTACAGTCAGATTCTAACGATTGCTGCTGCGGGCATAGCCGGGTTATGGCTGTATCGCCACAGTCCTGCGGAGAGCTTGACGAATGTTCCGGTCCCTATTCGCCGGTCGTCCGGTGTCGTTTGTTTAGCATTGTTCGGCTTACTCCTGATAGTACTCCCACTCCTAAGAGGGACGGCTGAGACGGGAGGAATAGCGATATTTGACAGCTTTTATCGTTCCGGTGCTTTGGTATTCGGCGGCGGACATGTCGTGCTTCCGCTGCTGGAACAAGAAGTCGTTCCTGCCGGCTGGGTGAGCCAAGCCGATTTCTTGGCGGGATACGGGGCCACGCAGGCTGTACCGGGTCCGTTGTTCACTTTTGCAGCCTATCTTGGAGCAATGACCGCCGGTGTTCCCGGGGCCATAATGGCCACGCTCGCGATTTTCCTGCCAGCCTTTCTGCTGGTTGCAGGCGCACTGCCTTTTTGGAACAGCTTAAGAAGGAGCCCCCGGATTCAAGGAGCCTTAACCGGAATCAATGCCGCTGTGGTCGGCATCCTGCTTGCCGCCTGGTACGATCCCCTGTGGACGACAGCCATCCTCACGCCGCTGGACTTTGCCTTGGCTATCATTCTGTTTGTAATGCTGGTCTTCTGGAAGCTGCCGCCTTGGTTGGTTGTGGTGGCTGGTGCGGCGGGTGGAATGGTGGTCGGGGGAATGTGA
- the chvE gene encoding multiple monosaccharide ABC transporter substrate-binding protein, which translates to MKRYSMITLLLTLVLILSACGNSGNSSSSAGSSSGGGDTSKGKVGIAMPTKSSERWVNDGNNMVKEFEKLGYGTDLQYAEDVVENQVSQIENMITKGVNAIVIASIDGEALTDVLQKAHDANVKVIAYDRLIKKSEFVDYYATFDNFKVGVLQGSYIEEKLGLKDGKGPFNIELFGGSPDDNNAYFFFDGAMSILKPYIDSGKLVVRSKQLTMDKVATLRWDGAAAQSRMDNLLSANYASDNLDAVLSPYDGISIGILSSLKGVGYGSGDKKLPVVTGQDAELASVKSILAGEQTQTVFKDTRELAKKAVEMTESVLKGTEAEVNDTTTYDNGVKIVPSYLLEPVSVDAGNVDKVLVDGGYYTKEQLGQ; encoded by the coding sequence ATGAAAAGATATTCAATGATCACGCTTCTGCTAACACTGGTACTCATCTTATCTGCATGCGGTAACAGCGGTAATTCATCCAGCAGTGCCGGCAGCTCTTCCGGCGGCGGGGATACATCCAAGGGCAAGGTGGGCATTGCGATGCCAACCAAATCTTCGGAGCGCTGGGTGAATGACGGCAACAACATGGTCAAGGAGTTCGAGAAGCTGGGCTACGGCACGGATCTGCAATATGCGGAGGATGTTGTCGAGAATCAGGTGTCGCAGATTGAGAACATGATCACCAAAGGCGTGAACGCCATTGTAATCGCTTCAATTGACGGCGAGGCGCTGACGGATGTGCTGCAGAAGGCGCATGACGCCAACGTTAAGGTCATCGCTTATGACCGTCTGATCAAAAAAAGTGAATTTGTAGACTACTATGCGACTTTCGATAATTTCAAGGTGGGCGTGCTGCAAGGCTCCTACATTGAGGAGAAGCTTGGCCTGAAGGACGGCAAGGGCCCTTTCAACATCGAGCTGTTCGGCGGATCGCCGGATGACAACAATGCCTACTTCTTCTTCGATGGCGCCATGTCGATTCTGAAGCCGTACATCGATTCCGGCAAGCTAGTGGTCCGCAGCAAGCAGCTTACGATGGATAAGGTAGCTACGCTGCGCTGGGACGGCGCTGCCGCCCAGTCACGGATGGATAACCTGCTGAGCGCGAACTATGCAAGCGATAATCTGGACGCCGTCTTGTCTCCATACGATGGTATCAGCATCGGTATCCTGTCTTCGCTCAAGGGTGTAGGCTACGGTTCCGGCGACAAGAAGCTTCCGGTAGTTACCGGACAGGACGCCGAGCTGGCCTCCGTGAAGTCCATTCTGGCTGGAGAGCAGACTCAGACGGTATTCAAGGATACCCGCGAGCTGGCTAAGAAGGCGGTGGAGATGACCGAGAGTGTGCTGAAGGGGACCGAAGCCGAAGTCAACGATACCACTACCTACGACAACGGAGTCAAAATTGTCCCGTCCTACCTGCTGGAGCCGGTCTCTGTGGATGCGGGAAACGTGGATAAAGTGCTGGTAGACGGCGGGTACTATACCAAGGAACAGCTGGGACAATAG
- a CDS encoding BlaI/MecI/CopY family transcriptional regulator → MEPYKLYDAEYKFACLIWDHEPINSTELVKLSLAVLGWKKSTTYTVLRKLCERGILRNEGAMVTAIIPKSEAQRHESQTVVDKAFGGSLPQFLTAFLGDKKLSAKEAAELKRIIEEASQ, encoded by the coding sequence ATGGAACCCTACAAATTATATGATGCCGAATATAAATTTGCTTGCCTGATCTGGGACCATGAACCGATTAATTCCACTGAACTGGTGAAGCTGAGTCTAGCGGTACTGGGCTGGAAGAAGTCCACGACCTATACCGTGTTAAGAAAGCTATGTGAGCGGGGAATTCTCAGGAACGAGGGGGCTATGGTCACCGCCATCATCCCGAAGTCGGAAGCACAGCGGCATGAGAGCCAGACGGTCGTGGACAAAGCCTTTGGCGGCTCGTTACCGCAGTTTTTGACTGCTTTTCTCGGGGATAAGAAATTATCGGCCAAGGAAGCGGCGGAGCTGAAGAGGATTATTGAGGAGGCCTCCCAATGA
- a CDS encoding ribbon-helix-helix protein, CopG family has protein sequence MSARGGPREGAGRKNIGVTKKVSLTLTSELWEKVEQHCAEHKLSRSELIRSLIESTDL, from the coding sequence ATGTCTGCAAGAGGAGGTCCGCGGGAGGGAGCAGGCCGCAAGAACATAGGTGTAACGAAAAAAGTCTCGCTAACCTTAACTAGTGAGCTTTGGGAGAAGGTAGAACAGCATTGCGCAGAGCATAAATTGTCCCGGTCGGAGCTTATCCGATCTCTGATTGAGTCTACCGATTTGTAA
- a CDS encoding M56 family metallopeptidase, which yields MTDLWISILNMSITASYVAVAVMLARVLLRRAPKIFSYMLWSAVMIRLILPVSFTSSFSILKLVGPAGSSGTGQLQFVPKNIGMQAQPAVDTGTASHGSLLNSLLPPAAPAASVNPVQIILWAGSMIWLTGAITLLLYSVFSYIRIMRRVCTATLVNGHVFETDQIMTPFVFGFLKPRIYIPAGMSEQELSHILLHEQTHIDRRDYLVKPLMFLLVILHWFNPLMWLSFVLMSKDMEMSCDEVVIRKLGPQVKSRYSGSLLGFSARRSGLMTGSPLAFGESSVKARIKHILAYRKPTSRSMAACTLLIVILLIGCTANPKTVEPPAQVLDTGYAVDQLLESKTKYIGDASKVTALLGAMPLPEGLERAGIELTTGSRPYALTVNYKVNDITGMWNDELQAVSRDPLLKNSVLLFTLIDNADIIHYSLADEGISYSFTFTREEVDQLLGEDVRPSGADEAGLRKLIDRLDSVKLTP from the coding sequence ATGACGGACCTGTGGATCAGTATTCTGAACATGAGCATTACCGCCAGTTATGTGGCCGTCGCCGTGATGCTGGCGAGAGTCCTGCTGCGGCGCGCTCCCAAAATCTTCTCCTATATGCTGTGGTCAGCAGTAATGATCAGGCTGATCCTTCCGGTTAGCTTCACTTCAAGCTTCAGTATCCTGAAGCTGGTAGGGCCTGCGGGCTCATCCGGCACAGGGCAGCTGCAATTCGTTCCGAAGAACATCGGGATGCAAGCACAGCCTGCGGTGGATACCGGAACAGCTTCTCATGGAAGTCTGTTGAACAGCCTGCTTCCGCCGGCTGCACCTGCAGCAAGCGTGAATCCGGTGCAGATCATCCTGTGGGCCGGCAGTATGATCTGGCTGACAGGCGCTATAACACTGCTGCTGTACAGCGTGTTCTCTTATATAAGAATCATGCGCAGAGTCTGTACGGCAACCCTGGTGAATGGGCATGTTTTTGAGACCGACCAGATTATGACTCCTTTCGTCTTCGGCTTCTTGAAGCCAAGGATCTACATTCCGGCCGGAATGAGTGAACAGGAGCTGTCCCATATTCTGCTGCATGAGCAGACTCATATTGACCGGCGGGATTATCTGGTCAAGCCGCTTATGTTCCTGCTGGTCATTCTCCATTGGTTCAATCCGCTGATGTGGCTGTCTTTTGTGCTCATGAGCAAGGATATGGAGATGTCCTGCGATGAAGTGGTGATCCGGAAGCTGGGTCCGCAGGTTAAAAGCAGATACTCAGGCTCCCTGCTTGGCTTCTCAGCCCGCCGGAGCGGTCTTATGACCGGCAGCCCGCTGGCTTTTGGCGAGAGCAGTGTGAAGGCCCGGATCAAGCATATTCTGGCGTACCGAAAACCGACTTCAAGGAGCATGGCCGCTTGTACCCTGCTTATTGTGATCTTGCTTATTGGATGTACAGCCAATCCGAAGACGGTGGAGCCCCCGGCGCAGGTGTTAGATACCGGTTATGCGGTGGATCAGCTGCTGGAGAGCAAAACAAAGTATATTGGGGACGCCAGCAAAGTCACAGCGCTGCTTGGTGCAATGCCGCTGCCGGAAGGACTGGAGAGGGCAGGCATTGAGCTGACAACCGGCTCCCGCCCATATGCATTAACCGTCAATTATAAAGTAAACGATATTACCGGAATGTGGAACGATGAGCTTCAGGCAGTAAGCCGTGACCCTCTCCTGAAGAATTCGGTCCTGCTGTTCACCCTGATCGATAATGCAGATATCATTCATTATTCGCTTGCGGATGAAGGGATAAGTTACAGCTTCACATTTACCAGAGAAGAGGTGGATCAGCTGCTGGGCGAGGATGTCCGTCCGTCTGGAGCGGATGAAGCTGGCCTCCGTAAGCTGATCGACCGGCTGGATAGTGTCAAGCTTACACCATAG
- a CDS encoding response regulator — protein MIDKWKVIIADDERIIREGIRQCVDWDSLGLEVAAEAEDGEEALELAVEHTIHIALVDLNMPIMHGMELMKRLREALPGCKIIVITGHDEFAYAQESIRLQVNDYILKPAEPKQLMQVLRGVRDELESERQQSQHLEQASRQLMKNFPLLRERFCQEWLDGNLSQAEIREQLQFLKLPPQRPELIGIIRWRWEGQHPAMKEKERQLFLFAIENIAAELLDPYPKVMFRDAAGLIVILLWDAAGERILAGVEAAVRRHLKIAVEVGTRLIQGEITELAAAYRSCRVALVKEQPLSPLVRRAKQHIQEHYSEYGLTLEATAGLLQASPVYLSRLFKQELGESFGTYLTQTRIRRAAQLLHSTELSISEVAEQSGYETQHYFSTAFKKQTGVAPLQFRKGVQAEVRGESKGD, from the coding sequence ATGATAGACAAATGGAAAGTAATCATTGCCGATGATGAACGCATTATCCGGGAGGGCATCCGGCAATGCGTGGACTGGGATAGCCTCGGTCTGGAGGTGGCCGCAGAGGCAGAAGACGGGGAGGAGGCGTTGGAGCTGGCCGTGGAGCATACAATACATATCGCCCTGGTCGATCTGAACATGCCGATTATGCACGGCATGGAGCTGATGAAGCGGCTGCGGGAAGCGCTGCCCGGCTGCAAGATTATTGTGATCACCGGCCACGATGAATTCGCGTATGCACAGGAGTCGATCCGGCTGCAGGTGAATGATTATATTCTCAAGCCTGCGGAGCCGAAGCAATTGATGCAGGTGCTGCGGGGCGTACGAGATGAGCTGGAGTCCGAGCGGCAGCAGAGCCAGCATCTGGAGCAGGCCTCCCGGCAGCTGATGAAGAACTTCCCGCTGCTGCGCGAGCGCTTCTGCCAGGAATGGCTGGACGGCAATCTGAGCCAGGCGGAGATCAGGGAGCAGCTGCAGTTCCTCAAGCTTCCTCCGCAGCGGCCGGAGCTGATCGGCATCATCCGCTGGAGGTGGGAGGGCCAGCATCCGGCGATGAAGGAGAAGGAGCGGCAGCTCTTCTTGTTCGCCATCGAGAATATCGCCGCCGAGCTATTGGACCCGTATCCCAAGGTGATGTTCCGGGATGCCGCCGGACTGATCGTTATCCTGCTCTGGGATGCCGCCGGTGAGCGCATCCTGGCAGGAGTGGAGGCCGCTGTGCGCCGCCATCTCAAAATCGCCGTTGAAGTCGGCACCCGGCTGATCCAGGGAGAGATTACAGAGCTGGCCGCCGCCTACCGGAGCTGCCGGGTGGCGCTGGTCAAGGAGCAGCCGCTGTCCCCGCTCGTCCGCCGGGCCAAGCAGCATATCCAGGAGCACTACAGCGAATACGGGCTTACCCTGGAGGCAACAGCAGGCTTGCTTCAAGCATCCCCGGTCTATCTGAGCCGCTTGTTCAAGCAGGAACTGGGCGAATCCTTCGGCACGTATTTGACCCAGACCCGTATCCGCCGGGCCGCCCAGCTTCTGCATTCAACCGAGCTCAGTATTAGCGAGGTGGCGGAGCAGTCGGGCTATGAGACCCAGCATTATTTCAGCACCGCCTTTAAGAAGCAGACCGGAGTGGCACCGCTGCAGTTCCGTAAAGGGGTGCAGGCTGAAGTACGCGGTGAGAGTAAGGGAGATTAG
- a CDS encoding copper amine oxidase N-terminal domain-containing protein, translating to MKKMKARTKWLVPILALLLILSGCQAVGGFDVNKALLGDLDVKSSESSTTMTLSAVPAAGITAEDREVVDLINSLSLTLGHVKVQDNGNVSATGVVGYKEFKIPFSLFTDQKNLVFTAEGAKQPFYMPLQSNEMLLGLEATDPAKTLEFTKLASQFVIKNLPNPGAITVTSVNESVYGQPTSLTKLHTEITGEELPVLLKSFLRSVSKDTEGFTALISGLYDYMYPLIKDRAEDLNSIGLGDIPLEDKEGVVTVVHDAAKLAVDALLLVYDKQLENLYETTPELKTVLGKDTKLSADIFVDSGFHVRKQNIDFNVALPASEDLPLQSINMKLVSETWNVNGPVTADAISTTGAIDYSMGDLTPGETLRSFEPNSQVYKLLKEEMGITAKSLMIAPDDDYYYPVVKNGTTYVPLRYVAEDLDAKVEWDGPNKSIKVTDDVYGDQLVFKIGSAQAQIAGKTVKLPLAVFVDEYGDANVPLRVLAEGLHATVEVDDDGYIWIERP from the coding sequence ATGAAGAAAATGAAAGCAAGAACCAAATGGCTGGTGCCGATTCTCGCCCTGCTGCTGATTCTGTCAGGCTGCCAAGCGGTTGGCGGCTTCGATGTCAATAAGGCACTGCTGGGGGATCTGGATGTTAAATCCTCTGAATCAAGCACTACGATGACCCTGAGCGCTGTTCCTGCCGCAGGCATCACCGCAGAGGACCGGGAAGTTGTTGATCTTATTAATTCCTTATCACTTACGCTCGGCCATGTGAAGGTTCAGGATAACGGCAATGTCTCGGCCACGGGAGTTGTGGGTTACAAGGAGTTCAAGATTCCTTTCTCCCTCTTCACCGACCAGAAGAATCTGGTCTTCACCGCAGAAGGCGCGAAGCAGCCGTTCTACATGCCGCTTCAGAGCAATGAAATGTTGCTTGGTCTGGAAGCAACCGATCCTGCCAAGACCTTGGAATTCACTAAGCTGGCCTCCCAGTTTGTGATCAAGAATCTTCCGAATCCGGGTGCGATCACAGTGACATCAGTAAATGAATCCGTATACGGCCAGCCAACCAGCTTGACGAAGCTACATACGGAAATTACAGGAGAAGAGCTTCCGGTATTGCTTAAGAGCTTCCTGAGATCTGTGTCTAAGGATACCGAAGGCTTCACTGCCCTGATCAGCGGTCTATATGATTATATGTATCCGCTGATCAAAGACAGAGCTGAAGATCTGAACAGCATTGGTCTGGGCGATATTCCGTTGGAGGATAAAGAAGGGGTAGTCACTGTAGTGCATGATGCAGCTAAGCTGGCTGTGGATGCTCTCCTGCTGGTCTATGACAAGCAATTGGAGAACCTCTATGAGACCACTCCTGAACTTAAGACTGTTCTAGGCAAGGATACCAAGCTGAGCGCGGATATCTTCGTGGACAGCGGCTTCCATGTCCGCAAACAGAACATCGACTTCAATGTTGCTCTTCCGGCCAGTGAAGATCTGCCGCTGCAGAGCATCAACATGAAGCTGGTATCCGAGACCTGGAATGTGAACGGTCCGGTAACGGCTGATGCGATCAGCACAACAGGTGCAATTGATTACTCCATGGGAGATCTTACTCCAGGGGAGACCCTGAGAAGCTTCGAACCTAATTCACAGGTATATAAGCTGCTCAAAGAAGAGATGGGAATTACCGCTAAGAGCCTGATGATCGCACCGGACGACGATTATTATTATCCGGTTGTGAAGAATGGCACTACCTATGTTCCGCTGCGCTATGTCGCAGAGGATCTGGATGCTAAGGTAGAGTGGGATGGACCTAACAAGTCGATCAAGGTTACCGACGATGTATACGGTGATCAGCTCGTCTTCAAAATCGGTTCCGCGCAGGCACAAATTGCCGGCAAGACCGTGAAGCTTCCGTTAGCGGTATTCGTAGATGAGTACGGAGATGCTAATGTGCCGCTGCGTGTATTGGCCGAAGGCCTGCATGCTACGGTTGAAGTAGATGATGACGGCTATATCTGGATCGAACGTCCGTAA
- the mmsA gene encoding multiple monosaccharide ABC transporter ATP-binding protein: protein MSEIILEMKGITKTFPGVKALSSVNLQVKAGEIHALCGENGAGKSTLMKVLSGVYPHGTYEGDILYQGQVCQFKDIKDSEGLGIVIIHQELALIPYLSISENIFLGNEQARRGVINWNETTVKTKALLTTVGLKESPFTGVSTIGVGKQQLVEIAKALSKEVKLLILDEPTAALNEDDSENLLLLILELKKQGISSIIISHKLNEIEKIADSVTILRDGQTIKTLDMKQDAVTEDVIIKGMVGRDLTNRYPERTPNLGETIFEIRDWNVYHETQADRKMLDQIHLHIRRGEVVGIAGLMGAGRTELAMSVFGKSYGKRISGQTFMHGKEVHLNNISQAIEHGLAYVTEDRKHYGLILIDDIKRNISLSSLKKLSRHGVINENEEVLVAEEYRKKLNIKTPSILQKTVNLSGGNQQKVVLSKWIYAGPDVLILDEPTRGIDVGAKYEIYSIINSLAAEGKGVLVISSELPEIIGMCDRIYTMCEGRISGEVERKDATQELLMKFMTRSRG, encoded by the coding sequence TTGAGTGAAATTATTTTGGAGATGAAAGGCATTACCAAGACATTCCCCGGCGTCAAAGCGCTCTCGTCAGTCAATCTGCAGGTGAAGGCAGGCGAGATCCACGCCCTCTGCGGAGAGAACGGGGCAGGCAAGTCCACGCTGATGAAGGTGCTTAGCGGAGTGTATCCGCACGGGACGTATGAAGGGGATATTTTGTACCAGGGACAGGTATGCCAGTTCAAGGATATTAAGGACAGCGAGGGCCTGGGAATCGTCATTATCCATCAGGAGCTGGCGCTGATTCCGTATTTGTCGATTTCGGAGAACATCTTCCTCGGCAATGAACAGGCCAGACGCGGGGTGATCAACTGGAACGAAACGACGGTCAAGACCAAGGCGCTGCTAACCACCGTCGGCCTCAAGGAATCGCCGTTTACAGGAGTCTCTACGATAGGTGTCGGCAAGCAGCAGCTTGTAGAGATCGCGAAGGCGCTCTCCAAGGAAGTGAAGCTGCTCATTCTCGACGAACCGACAGCGGCGCTGAATGAGGATGATAGCGAGAACCTGCTGCTGCTCATTCTGGAGCTGAAGAAGCAGGGGATATCTTCGATTATCATTTCCCACAAATTGAACGAAATCGAGAAGATAGCGGATTCGGTCACGATTCTGCGGGATGGACAGACCATCAAGACTCTGGATATGAAGCAGGATGCCGTTACTGAGGATGTCATTATCAAAGGCATGGTCGGGCGCGATCTGACGAACCGTTATCCTGAGCGCACACCGAACCTGGGGGAGACGATCTTCGAGATCCGCGACTGGAACGTCTATCACGAGACGCAGGCGGACCGCAAAATGCTGGATCAGATCCATCTCCACATCCGGCGCGGCGAGGTAGTCGGTATTGCCGGGCTAATGGGCGCGGGGCGCACGGAGCTGGCGATGAGTGTGTTCGGCAAGTCTTATGGCAAGCGGATCAGCGGCCAGACTTTTATGCACGGCAAGGAAGTGCACCTGAATAACATCAGCCAGGCGATAGAGCATGGGTTAGCCTACGTGACCGAGGACCGCAAGCATTACGGCCTGATCCTGATCGACGATATCAAACGGAACATCTCGCTCAGCAGTCTGAAGAAGCTCTCCCGCCATGGCGTCATTAATGAGAACGAGGAAGTGCTGGTCGCAGAGGAGTACCGCAAGAAGCTGAACATCAAGACCCCCAGCATCCTGCAAAAAACCGTGAATCTCAGCGGCGGCAACCAGCAAAAGGTGGTGCTCAGTAAATGGATCTACGCCGGACCAGATGTTCTGATCCTCGATGAGCCTACCCGGGGCATCGATGTCGGGGCCAAATATGAAATTTACTCCATTATCAACAGCCTTGCCGCAGAGGGGAAGGGCGTGCTGGTCATCTCTTCCGAGCTGCCGGAAATTATCGGGATGTGCGACCGGATCTACACCATGTGCGAAGGGCGGATCAGCGGGGAAGTGGAGCGGAAGGACGCCACGCAGGAGCTTTTGATGAAATTTATGACACGAAGCAGGGGGTAA
- the mmsB gene encoding multiple monosaccharide ABC transporter permease, with protein MGAISELFKKNIRQYGMIIALIFISVFFQIMTDGILLKPLNVTNLILQNSYILVLAIGMVLVIITGHIDLSVGSVAAFIGALSAIMMVDMELNPVLAVVISLLMGALVGAWQGFWVAYVKIPAFIVTLAGMLLFRGLTMIVLNGQSIAPFPKTFQKISSGFIPDVASVGSLNVLTLIIGVLLSLLVIYQEIRSRRITVKYGFEQSPAWMSVAKAAALVIVINLFTYVLAQYNGIPNILVILMVLIVIYSFVMNHMTMGRHIYALGGNEKAASLSGVKTKRVTFWVFVNMGVLAALSGLVFAARLNSATPKAGTNFELDAIAACFIGGASASGGIGTVVGAIIGGLVMGVMNNGMSLVGLGVDWQQGIKGLVLLLAVGFDIYNKSKTA; from the coding sequence ATGGGAGCTATTAGTGAACTGTTCAAAAAAAATATCCGCCAATACGGCATGATCATTGCCTTGATCTTTATTTCGGTGTTCTTTCAAATTATGACGGACGGCATTCTGCTGAAGCCGCTGAACGTGACCAATCTGATTCTGCAGAATAGCTACATACTGGTGCTGGCGATCGGGATGGTGCTAGTGATCATCACCGGTCATATCGACCTCTCCGTCGGCTCGGTAGCTGCCTTCATCGGCGCCCTGTCGGCCATTATGATGGTGGATATGGAGCTGAATCCCGTACTGGCTGTAGTGATTTCGCTGTTGATGGGTGCTCTGGTCGGGGCCTGGCAGGGCTTCTGGGTCGCTTATGTCAAAATCCCGGCGTTCATCGTTACCCTGGCAGGCATGCTGTTGTTCCGCGGCCTGACGATGATCGTGCTGAACGGGCAGTCAATTGCGCCGTTTCCGAAGACGTTTCAGAAGATCAGCTCCGGGTTCATTCCCGATGTCGCAAGCGTGGGTTCGCTGAATGTGCTGACTCTGATCATCGGCGTTCTGCTGTCGCTGCTGGTGATCTATCAGGAAATCCGCAGCCGCCGGATCACGGTGAAGTACGGCTTCGAGCAATCGCCAGCTTGGATGTCTGTTGCTAAGGCCGCTGCACTGGTGATCGTCATCAACCTGTTCACTTATGTTCTGGCGCAATATAACGGGATTCCTAACATTCTAGTGATTCTGATGGTGCTGATCGTGATTTACTCCTTCGTCATGAACCACATGACCATGGGGCGGCATATCTATGCCCTGGGCGGCAATGAGAAGGCGGCAAGCCTCTCCGGCGTCAAAACCAAACGGGTGACCTTCTGGGTATTCGTCAACATGGGCGTACTCGCTGCCCTGTCCGGTCTGGTCTTCGCGGCACGCCTGAACTCAGCCACCCCTAAGGCAGGTACGAACTTCGAGCTGGATGCTATCGCTGCCTGCTTCATCGGCGGAGCCTCCGCGTCCGGGGGAATCGGAACCGTGGTCGGCGCCATTATCGGCGGTCTGGTCATGGGCGTGATGAATAACGGCATGTCGCTTGTCGGCCTCGGCGTTGACTGGCAGCAGGGAATCAAGGGATTGGTGTTGCTGCTTGCCGTAGGCTTCGATATCTATAACAAGTCGAAGACAGCCTGA